From a region of the Sesamum indicum cultivar Zhongzhi No. 13 linkage group LG3, S_indicum_v1.0, whole genome shotgun sequence genome:
- the LOC105158021 gene encoding lysine-specific demethylase REF6 isoform X1: MAAEVSGGGNIEVSPWLKSMPVAPEYHPTLAEFQDPIAYIFKIEKEASKYGICKIVPPVPAASKKTVIANLNKSLLARSTDPESGPTFTTRQQQIGFCPRKHRPVQKPVWQSGEKYTLTEFEVKAKNFEKIYLKKYAKKGLNALEMETVYWNATVDKPFQVEYANDMPGSAFVAQKGCGKKNESTITVGETEWNMRRVSRENLSLLRFMKEEIPGVTSPMVYVAMMFSWFAWHVEDHDLHSLNYLHMGAGKTWYGVPREAAVAFEEVIREHGYGGEINPLVTFATLGEKTTVMSPEVLLSAGVPCCRLVQNAGEFVVTFPRAYHSGFSHGFNCGEAANIATPEWLRFAKEAAIRRAAINCPPMVSHFQLLYDLALSLCSGVPKSIAMGPRSSRLKDRKKGEGEMLIKELFLQDMMQNNDMLHSLGKGSSIVLLPQNSLSHSIYNNTSSGFQSTAKSRLFPSLCSPDLELKTASYDARDEFLLDRKHGIKQPRGHAVNRKSVSSLCSSSEVPSMAPCAEQIDSEIKRASQHEQGLFSCVTCGILCFACAAIVQPTEAAAHYLMSADCSKFSYWGTGDDDHNHTRHAKSPNTNLGSGLVLRKKHGPSDVPISADQIRSVNGESVGVVSNSKAHKEPSSLGLLALTYGNSSDSEEEETEADLPVDGCGTSKSDSPEDGHACDNIDSKLNCRKEMSSQISDSNAMFGPPIAKCNGGDPQSSNCSDEFPTDNCTVVESNSCTHRSRHRTKSRHDTSNSLTHKTEATVSTGLTPLEDKNTPFPARSDEDSYRLHVFCLQHALQVEKRLSQIGGANVFLVCHPDFPKLESQAKKVAEELESDWLWSEISFREATEEDEEIMRLALESENAIHGNGDWAVKMGINLFFSANLSRSPLYSKQMHFNFVIYSAFGRSSPIDSSAALDELEGKCVGRQKKIVVAGKWCGKVWMSSQAHPLLLNKDSQEQEEESEFTAWIKPNLKSERLSQSSQAAGVASAICKTSRKRKNNAENSSHVKEKSLEAGKMDEPSIGFPLSNCNKVIKRKRGSRRLKEENPESEDLDESSEEIQLSNSCNQIKKRHGTKLLKKDTFEADENLDASSEDFPLSNSWKQIKSKRGARKTNKETPEPLKSKKRSKQQANSLVDDDELEGGPSTRLRKRTTKACKASGPRSTNAKPVLKKQQKDIKTKKVPPVKVPSKAKLKDEEAEYACDMEGCTMSFGSKQELALHKKNICPVKGCGKKFFSHKYLVQHRRVHMDDRPLKCPWKGCKMTFKWAWARTEHIRVHTGARPYVCTEAGCGQTFRFVSDFSRHKRKTGHSPKKARG, encoded by the exons ATGGCTGCAGAGGTAAGTGGTGGTGGGAATATTGAGGTTTCTCCATGGCTGAAATCTATGCCAGTGGCACCAGAGTATCACCCTACTTTGGCTGAGTTTCAAGATCCAATTGCCTACATTTTCAAGATTGAGAAGGAGGCCTCAAAGTATGGTATTTGCAAAATAGTCCCCCCAGTGCCTGCAGCTTCCAAGAAAACTGTTATTGCTAATTTGAACAAGTCCCTTTTGGCCCGGTCCACTGACCCGGAATCAGGTCCGACTTTCACCACGCGGCAGCAGCAGATCGGTTTTTGCCCGAGAAAGCACCGCCCTGTCCAGAAACCCGTGTGGCAGAGTGGGGAGAAGTACACCCTTACTGAATTTGAAGTCAAGGCCAAGAATTTCGAGAAGATTTATCTCAAGAAGTATGCCAAAAAGGGGTTGAATGCTCTGGAAATGGAAACTGTTTACTGGAATGCCACGGTTGATAAGCCCTTTCAGGTGGAGTATGCAAATGACATGCCGGGATCGGCTTTTGTGGCACAGAAGGGTTGTGGGAAGAAGAATGAGAGTACAATTACTGTGGGTGAGACTGAGTGGAATATGAGGAGAGTGTCAAGAGAGAACTTGTCGCTATTGAGGTTCATGAAGGAGGAAATCCCAGGAGTAACTTCGCCAATGGTTTATGTTGCAATGATGTTTAGTTGGTTTGCTTGGCATGTTGAGGATCACGACTTGCACAGCTTGAATTATTTGCATATGGGTGCGGGGAAGACATGGTATGGTGTGCCGCGGGAGGCAGCTGTTGCCTTTGAAGAAGTGATCAGGGAGCATGGATATGGTGGGGAGATAAATCCTCTGG TTACATTTGCTACACTTGGTGAGAAGACCACAGTGATGTCCCCGGAAGTGCTTCTTAGTGCTGGTGTTCCATGCTGCAG GCTGGTGCAAAATGCGGGGGAATTTGTTGTCACTTTCCCAAGAGCTTATCACTCGGGGTTCAGTCATG GATTTAATTGTGGAGAGGCTGCTAATATTGCTACTCCTGAATGGTTGAGGTTTGCAAAAGAAGCTGCAATACGTAGGGCAGCTATTAATTGTCCTCCAATGGTGTCTCACTTCCAGTTGTTATATGATCTAGCACTTTCCTTATGTTCTgg AGTTCCGAAGAGCATTGCTATGGGACCCCGGAGTTCTCGGCTAAAAGATAGAAAGAAAGGGGAAGGAGAAATGTTGATCAAAGAACTATTTTTGCAGGACATGATGCAGAATAATGATATGCTTCATAGTCTTGGCAAAGGATCATCTATTGTGCTCCTTCCTCAAAATTCTCTGAGTCACTCGATTTATAACAACACATCATCTGGATTCCAGTCGACAGCCAAATCTAGGTTATTCCCCAGTTTATGCAGTCCCGATCTTGAGTTGAAGACTGCAAGCTATGATGCTCGTGATGAATTTTTGCTAGACAGGAAGCATGGAATAAAACAACCTAGAGGACATGCTGTGAATAGAAAATCAGTTTCTTCTTTGTGTAGTAGTAGTGAGGTTCCTTCTATGGCTCCTTGTGCAGAGCAGATAGATTCTGAAATAAAGAGAGCTTCTCAACATGAGCAGGGACTATTTTCATGTGTCACTTGTGGGATCTTGTGTTTTGCTTGTGCTGCTATTGTCCAACCGACAGAAGCAGCTGCTCATTACCTAATGTCAGCTGATTGTAGCAAATTTAGTTATTGGGGTACAGGTGATGATGACCATAATCACACCAGACATGCAAAGTCTCCCAACACAAACCTTGGTTCAG GGTTGGTGCTTAGAAAGAAACATGGCCCTTCTGATGTGCCAATATCTGCAGATCAGATTCGATCTGTGAATGGGGAGAGTGTGGGGGTGGTCTCCAATAGCAAGGCACATAAAGAGCCCTCATCACTTGGCCTATTAGCTTTAACATATGGTAATTCTTCGGACTCCGAGGAGGAAGAGACTGAAGCTGATCTTCCTGTTGATGGCTGTGGAACCAGTAAAAGCGATAGCCCTGAAGATGGACATGCTTGTGACAATATCGATTCAAAACTTAACTGCCGGAAGGAAATGTCTTCACAAATTTCTGATTCTAATGCAATGTTTGGCCCACCTATAGCGAAGTGCAACGGTGGAGATCCCCAAAGTTCTAACTGTTCTGATGAGTTTCCAACGGACAATTGTACTGTGGTTGAGTCAAATTCTTGTACCCATAGGTCTAGACATCGAACGAAATCACGACATGACACCTCAAATTCTTTAACCCATAAGACTGAAGCAACAGTTAGTACTGGTTTGACACCATTAGAGGACAAAAATACACCTTTTCCTGCAAGATCTGATGAAGATTCTTATCGCTTGCATGTCTTCTGTCTTCAGCATGCTCTGCAAGTAGAAAAGCGACTCAGTCAGATTGGTGGAGCCAATGTGTTTCTTGTGTGTCATCCAG ATTTTCCTAAATTAGAATCTCAAGCAAAGAAAGTTGCGGAAGAATTGGAAAGTGATTGGCTCTGGAGTGAAATCTCATTCCGGGAGGCAACTGAGGAGGACGAAGAAATTATGCGGCTAGCTTTAGAGAGTGAAAATGCCATTCATGGCAATGGAGACTGGGCTGTGAAAATGGGCATCAACCTCTTCTTCAGTGCCAATCTTAGCCGCTCGCCTCTCTACTCTAAGCAGATGCATTTCAACTTTGTTATATACAGTGCCTTTGGACGCAGTTCTCCAATTGATAGCTCTGCGGCATTAGATGAGCTGGAAGGAAAGTGTGTAGGCAGGCAAAAGAAGATAGTTGTTGCTGGAAAATGGTGTGGCAAAGTTTGGATGTCGAGTCAAGCTCACCCACTGCTCCTTAACAAGGATTCGCAAGAACAGGAGGAGGAGTCAGAATTTACTGCCTGGATCAAGCCGAATTTGAAGTCTGAGAGATTATCACAAAGCAGCCAAGCAGCTGGAGTGGCGTCTGCGATTTGCAAAACCagtagaaagagaaagaataaTGCAGAAAATAGCTCACACGTGAAAGAAAAATCTCTTGAGGCTGGAAAAATGGATGAACCTTCTATAGGCTTTCCACTCAGTAACTGCAATAAGGTAATTAAAAGAAAGCGTGGATCCAGGAGATTGAAGGAAGAGAATCCCGAGTCTGAAGATTTAGATGAATCATCTGAAGAAATTCAACTCAGTAACTCTTGCaatcaaattaagaaaaggCATGGAACCAAGCTACTGAAGAAAGATACTTTTGAGGCCGATGAAAATTTAGATGCGTCTTCAGAAGATTTTCCACTCAGCAACTCTTGGAAGCAAATTAAGAGTAAACGTGGAGCTCGGAAAACGAACAAGGAGACTCCTGAGCCACTGAAAAGTAAAAAGAGAAGCAAGCAACAAGCTAACTCActtgttgatgatgatgagctCGAAGGTGGTCCAAGCACACGACTGAGGAAACGAACAACAAAGGCTTGTAAAGCCTCAGGACCCAGGTCGACTAATGCAAAACCAGTACTAAAGAAGCAGCAAAAAGATATCAAGACAAAGAAAGTTCCACCTGTCAAGGTTCCTTCTAAGGCAAAACTTAAAGACGAGGAAGCAGAGTACGCATGTGACATGGAGGGATGCACAATGAGTTTCGGGTCGAAGCAGGAGCTTGCTTTGCATAAAAAGAATATCTGCCCGGTGAAGGGATGTGGTAAGAAATTCTTCTCTCACAAGTATCTGGTGCAGCATCGACGTGTTCACATGGATGACCGTCCTCTGAAATGTCCTTGGAAAGGCTGCAAAATGACGTTCAAGTGGGCGTGGGCTAGAACCGAACACATTCGAGTCCATACAGGGGCTCGACCTTATGTTTGCACCGAGGCTGGCTGTGGCCAGACATTCCGGTTTGTGTCTGATTTCAGTCGTCACAAGCGCAAGACTGGTCATTCTCCAAAGAAAGCCAGAGGATAA
- the LOC105158021 gene encoding lysine-specific demethylase REF6 isoform X2, giving the protein MPVAPEYHPTLAEFQDPIAYIFKIEKEASKYGICKIVPPVPAASKKTVIANLNKSLLARSTDPESGPTFTTRQQQIGFCPRKHRPVQKPVWQSGEKYTLTEFEVKAKNFEKIYLKKYAKKGLNALEMETVYWNATVDKPFQVEYANDMPGSAFVAQKGCGKKNESTITVGETEWNMRRVSRENLSLLRFMKEEIPGVTSPMVYVAMMFSWFAWHVEDHDLHSLNYLHMGAGKTWYGVPREAAVAFEEVIREHGYGGEINPLVTFATLGEKTTVMSPEVLLSAGVPCCRLVQNAGEFVVTFPRAYHSGFSHGFNCGEAANIATPEWLRFAKEAAIRRAAINCPPMVSHFQLLYDLALSLCSGVPKSIAMGPRSSRLKDRKKGEGEMLIKELFLQDMMQNNDMLHSLGKGSSIVLLPQNSLSHSIYNNTSSGFQSTAKSRLFPSLCSPDLELKTASYDARDEFLLDRKHGIKQPRGHAVNRKSVSSLCSSSEVPSMAPCAEQIDSEIKRASQHEQGLFSCVTCGILCFACAAIVQPTEAAAHYLMSADCSKFSYWGTGDDDHNHTRHAKSPNTNLGSGLVLRKKHGPSDVPISADQIRSVNGESVGVVSNSKAHKEPSSLGLLALTYGNSSDSEEEETEADLPVDGCGTSKSDSPEDGHACDNIDSKLNCRKEMSSQISDSNAMFGPPIAKCNGGDPQSSNCSDEFPTDNCTVVESNSCTHRSRHRTKSRHDTSNSLTHKTEATVSTGLTPLEDKNTPFPARSDEDSYRLHVFCLQHALQVEKRLSQIGGANVFLVCHPDFPKLESQAKKVAEELESDWLWSEISFREATEEDEEIMRLALESENAIHGNGDWAVKMGINLFFSANLSRSPLYSKQMHFNFVIYSAFGRSSPIDSSAALDELEGKCVGRQKKIVVAGKWCGKVWMSSQAHPLLLNKDSQEQEEESEFTAWIKPNLKSERLSQSSQAAGVASAICKTSRKRKNNAENSSHVKEKSLEAGKMDEPSIGFPLSNCNKVIKRKRGSRRLKEENPESEDLDESSEEIQLSNSCNQIKKRHGTKLLKKDTFEADENLDASSEDFPLSNSWKQIKSKRGARKTNKETPEPLKSKKRSKQQANSLVDDDELEGGPSTRLRKRTTKACKASGPRSTNAKPVLKKQQKDIKTKKVPPVKVPSKAKLKDEEAEYACDMEGCTMSFGSKQELALHKKNICPVKGCGKKFFSHKYLVQHRRVHMDDRPLKCPWKGCKMTFKWAWARTEHIRVHTGARPYVCTEAGCGQTFRFVSDFSRHKRKTGHSPKKARG; this is encoded by the exons ATGCCAGTGGCACCAGAGTATCACCCTACTTTGGCTGAGTTTCAAGATCCAATTGCCTACATTTTCAAGATTGAGAAGGAGGCCTCAAAGTATGGTATTTGCAAAATAGTCCCCCCAGTGCCTGCAGCTTCCAAGAAAACTGTTATTGCTAATTTGAACAAGTCCCTTTTGGCCCGGTCCACTGACCCGGAATCAGGTCCGACTTTCACCACGCGGCAGCAGCAGATCGGTTTTTGCCCGAGAAAGCACCGCCCTGTCCAGAAACCCGTGTGGCAGAGTGGGGAGAAGTACACCCTTACTGAATTTGAAGTCAAGGCCAAGAATTTCGAGAAGATTTATCTCAAGAAGTATGCCAAAAAGGGGTTGAATGCTCTGGAAATGGAAACTGTTTACTGGAATGCCACGGTTGATAAGCCCTTTCAGGTGGAGTATGCAAATGACATGCCGGGATCGGCTTTTGTGGCACAGAAGGGTTGTGGGAAGAAGAATGAGAGTACAATTACTGTGGGTGAGACTGAGTGGAATATGAGGAGAGTGTCAAGAGAGAACTTGTCGCTATTGAGGTTCATGAAGGAGGAAATCCCAGGAGTAACTTCGCCAATGGTTTATGTTGCAATGATGTTTAGTTGGTTTGCTTGGCATGTTGAGGATCACGACTTGCACAGCTTGAATTATTTGCATATGGGTGCGGGGAAGACATGGTATGGTGTGCCGCGGGAGGCAGCTGTTGCCTTTGAAGAAGTGATCAGGGAGCATGGATATGGTGGGGAGATAAATCCTCTGG TTACATTTGCTACACTTGGTGAGAAGACCACAGTGATGTCCCCGGAAGTGCTTCTTAGTGCTGGTGTTCCATGCTGCAG GCTGGTGCAAAATGCGGGGGAATTTGTTGTCACTTTCCCAAGAGCTTATCACTCGGGGTTCAGTCATG GATTTAATTGTGGAGAGGCTGCTAATATTGCTACTCCTGAATGGTTGAGGTTTGCAAAAGAAGCTGCAATACGTAGGGCAGCTATTAATTGTCCTCCAATGGTGTCTCACTTCCAGTTGTTATATGATCTAGCACTTTCCTTATGTTCTgg AGTTCCGAAGAGCATTGCTATGGGACCCCGGAGTTCTCGGCTAAAAGATAGAAAGAAAGGGGAAGGAGAAATGTTGATCAAAGAACTATTTTTGCAGGACATGATGCAGAATAATGATATGCTTCATAGTCTTGGCAAAGGATCATCTATTGTGCTCCTTCCTCAAAATTCTCTGAGTCACTCGATTTATAACAACACATCATCTGGATTCCAGTCGACAGCCAAATCTAGGTTATTCCCCAGTTTATGCAGTCCCGATCTTGAGTTGAAGACTGCAAGCTATGATGCTCGTGATGAATTTTTGCTAGACAGGAAGCATGGAATAAAACAACCTAGAGGACATGCTGTGAATAGAAAATCAGTTTCTTCTTTGTGTAGTAGTAGTGAGGTTCCTTCTATGGCTCCTTGTGCAGAGCAGATAGATTCTGAAATAAAGAGAGCTTCTCAACATGAGCAGGGACTATTTTCATGTGTCACTTGTGGGATCTTGTGTTTTGCTTGTGCTGCTATTGTCCAACCGACAGAAGCAGCTGCTCATTACCTAATGTCAGCTGATTGTAGCAAATTTAGTTATTGGGGTACAGGTGATGATGACCATAATCACACCAGACATGCAAAGTCTCCCAACACAAACCTTGGTTCAG GGTTGGTGCTTAGAAAGAAACATGGCCCTTCTGATGTGCCAATATCTGCAGATCAGATTCGATCTGTGAATGGGGAGAGTGTGGGGGTGGTCTCCAATAGCAAGGCACATAAAGAGCCCTCATCACTTGGCCTATTAGCTTTAACATATGGTAATTCTTCGGACTCCGAGGAGGAAGAGACTGAAGCTGATCTTCCTGTTGATGGCTGTGGAACCAGTAAAAGCGATAGCCCTGAAGATGGACATGCTTGTGACAATATCGATTCAAAACTTAACTGCCGGAAGGAAATGTCTTCACAAATTTCTGATTCTAATGCAATGTTTGGCCCACCTATAGCGAAGTGCAACGGTGGAGATCCCCAAAGTTCTAACTGTTCTGATGAGTTTCCAACGGACAATTGTACTGTGGTTGAGTCAAATTCTTGTACCCATAGGTCTAGACATCGAACGAAATCACGACATGACACCTCAAATTCTTTAACCCATAAGACTGAAGCAACAGTTAGTACTGGTTTGACACCATTAGAGGACAAAAATACACCTTTTCCTGCAAGATCTGATGAAGATTCTTATCGCTTGCATGTCTTCTGTCTTCAGCATGCTCTGCAAGTAGAAAAGCGACTCAGTCAGATTGGTGGAGCCAATGTGTTTCTTGTGTGTCATCCAG ATTTTCCTAAATTAGAATCTCAAGCAAAGAAAGTTGCGGAAGAATTGGAAAGTGATTGGCTCTGGAGTGAAATCTCATTCCGGGAGGCAACTGAGGAGGACGAAGAAATTATGCGGCTAGCTTTAGAGAGTGAAAATGCCATTCATGGCAATGGAGACTGGGCTGTGAAAATGGGCATCAACCTCTTCTTCAGTGCCAATCTTAGCCGCTCGCCTCTCTACTCTAAGCAGATGCATTTCAACTTTGTTATATACAGTGCCTTTGGACGCAGTTCTCCAATTGATAGCTCTGCGGCATTAGATGAGCTGGAAGGAAAGTGTGTAGGCAGGCAAAAGAAGATAGTTGTTGCTGGAAAATGGTGTGGCAAAGTTTGGATGTCGAGTCAAGCTCACCCACTGCTCCTTAACAAGGATTCGCAAGAACAGGAGGAGGAGTCAGAATTTACTGCCTGGATCAAGCCGAATTTGAAGTCTGAGAGATTATCACAAAGCAGCCAAGCAGCTGGAGTGGCGTCTGCGATTTGCAAAACCagtagaaagagaaagaataaTGCAGAAAATAGCTCACACGTGAAAGAAAAATCTCTTGAGGCTGGAAAAATGGATGAACCTTCTATAGGCTTTCCACTCAGTAACTGCAATAAGGTAATTAAAAGAAAGCGTGGATCCAGGAGATTGAAGGAAGAGAATCCCGAGTCTGAAGATTTAGATGAATCATCTGAAGAAATTCAACTCAGTAACTCTTGCaatcaaattaagaaaaggCATGGAACCAAGCTACTGAAGAAAGATACTTTTGAGGCCGATGAAAATTTAGATGCGTCTTCAGAAGATTTTCCACTCAGCAACTCTTGGAAGCAAATTAAGAGTAAACGTGGAGCTCGGAAAACGAACAAGGAGACTCCTGAGCCACTGAAAAGTAAAAAGAGAAGCAAGCAACAAGCTAACTCActtgttgatgatgatgagctCGAAGGTGGTCCAAGCACACGACTGAGGAAACGAACAACAAAGGCTTGTAAAGCCTCAGGACCCAGGTCGACTAATGCAAAACCAGTACTAAAGAAGCAGCAAAAAGATATCAAGACAAAGAAAGTTCCACCTGTCAAGGTTCCTTCTAAGGCAAAACTTAAAGACGAGGAAGCAGAGTACGCATGTGACATGGAGGGATGCACAATGAGTTTCGGGTCGAAGCAGGAGCTTGCTTTGCATAAAAAGAATATCTGCCCGGTGAAGGGATGTGGTAAGAAATTCTTCTCTCACAAGTATCTGGTGCAGCATCGACGTGTTCACATGGATGACCGTCCTCTGAAATGTCCTTGGAAAGGCTGCAAAATGACGTTCAAGTGGGCGTGGGCTAGAACCGAACACATTCGAGTCCATACAGGGGCTCGACCTTATGTTTGCACCGAGGCTGGCTGTGGCCAGACATTCCGGTTTGTGTCTGATTTCAGTCGTCACAAGCGCAAGACTGGTCATTCTCCAAAGAAAGCCAGAGGATAA